Within Dermacentor albipictus isolate Rhodes 1998 colony chromosome 3, USDA_Dalb.pri_finalv2, whole genome shotgun sequence, the genomic segment tACTATCACTGAGAATATGTGCTCACTGTTATGTGTCCTACCCATACCAGGTTGGAGATAGTGCCAAGACAATTCTAGACGGCACTTGTGCATGTCAGGAAACAGAAGTAAGCAATCATGCCAACAGCTTAAGCTTACAGGTACACCAGACACGATAAAACCATGCCAACTGTTGCTATCATTCTCTCAACAGGAGACTTCCCACAGTGAACCTGCAGTGTTCACTGATGCATTTGAAAGTGAACCAGCTGTAAGTGACCTCCTGCACCACTTACTGGCATAAGTGCTGTTCAATTCTTTACACATTATGAAAGAGTAAGCAGTCATGCAAATTCTTCTGCCTCCTTATATTGTCATATTTAAAGATAACTCAACTTCAACAGGCTGCAGCACACATGGAAACCACATCATTCAACAATGTTTTGGGGAATGAAGATGTAAGTGCTCACACAGCCAGTCTAGGCTTCTGAACACGGTGCCTGTTTAAGAAGTACACACATTCACATGGTTTCTCCTTTCATAGGCTCAGTGCAATGAAGATACGTTTCCCAGCTCTGGCACAGTTTGTGAACCAGATGTGAGTGGTCAGGACAATTTAGGCTTTTTCATATGCTGCTTCAAGTGGAACTGAGCTGCCAATTTCTTCTGCAGGTTTCCCTTCACATTGGAAATTCACTAGTCAGATGTACATTGGATAAGGCACCAGATGTGAGTGTACAGGCACTGTCCTCTCCACATGATCATGTCTACTTCCTGTGTGACACTGCAGTGATGATTGCTGCTGTGCTTTGTTTACAGGCTTTCACTTATGGTGTAGCTACTCCAGACAGCAGTGTTGCAGAAAATGAAGTTTGTGGGAGCTTAATATCAGATCACGAAGTTGACGTAAGTATGCACACAGATTATTTGAGTTGCCAGATGACGTGTTTAAGTTTCTCACAAAACTGTCATTTTGTCAGATTCACGTAAGCAAAACCGAGGACATCATGACAAGGAAAAATACAAAGGTAATATTTTGTAATGTTAACGTGTTCTACATTATGACATGCCTTTCCGCTTTCTTGTAGGTGATGAAAGATAGCTCCACACAATGGGAACTGCCACCAGCTGACCATTCCTACACCAGCACAAGACTTTCTATGACCATGAGAACTATTTCCTATCGAACACTGACCAGTGATGACATTCTTTTTTACACTGGCATTTCTGTGGCTGCATTTGACAAGCTCGTGTCAGCACTGAAGACTCAAGACAAGACAATTCGCAAGCTCTTGACCATCGAAGACCAGCTGTTATTGACACTCATGAGGCTTAGACTTGGCCTCCTTTGTGGAGATTTAGCAAGACGGTTCGAGGTCTCTGTAGCTTATGTTTCTAGAACATTTTCGAGAGTGCTGGACGACCTGGTGAAGATCATGCAAGAAGTTGTTGTGTGGCTTCCCCGCTCAAGGTTGCGGGCAAGCATGCCCGAGAGTTTCAGAAACAGCGAGTACAGTCATACAACATGCATATTCGACTGCACTGAAGCACTAATGCAAAGGCCACGGAAACTGATGGCCAGATCCCAAAGTTACAGCCAATACAAGGGTGCAAACACGATGAAATTTCTTACCGTCATAGCACCAAATGGAtttataatgtttgtgtcagaTGTGTATGGAGGCAGGGCATCAGACAAATACATTGTAAAGACATGTGGAGTAGAAGAGTACCTCCTTCCAGGTGATGAGATAATGGCAGACCGTGGTTTCAAGCTTGACCCTTATCTTGAGGCTCAAGGGATTAAAATTAAAAGGTAGGTGTCCACAATAGTATTTTCATAACCTCCATAAACTTAAGAGCTACACAGTAATTACATGTACATGACTGcctcttcatcttttttttctcaggAAAGGATCAGCTACCTGAAAGTGAAGTCACCGAAACTAGGCGCATCGCATCGCTACGAATTCATGTTGAGCGGGCAATCAACCGAATCAAGACATACAGAATTTTCAAGCAAGTACTGCCCATCAAGTCAAGAAAGTATGCCAGCAAAATTGTCCTTGTTTGTGCAGGACTCTGTAACCTTAAACGCCCGCTCATCAACGAACAGACAAAAGCATAAATGTCCCATGTGTACTTTAATTTAGCCTTAAGCACTCTGAGAAGCGAGTAGGGTAAACTTCACTAATgccgttttaaagcgaaagctttattggcctggacttgcaatcaagattaaccaaggctaaccatgctatgccttagcttttgctacgtatatactggcatagctgagctaagccactgccaatttttttgtaACCTCACTGGTGTCGTACCTGTGAAGCTTATGGAAGTGATTTGAAGCCAAGGTGTTAAAATGTGGTTGaatgtttttttattcattcaataTACTTGGATGGCTCCAATGAAGCAGACATTATGAACAAATAAAATTTCACTTGCTCATCACAAATTGCAAATCTCGTCATACTTTTTGCACATAGCCAGCTTTTTCTTATAATGTAGGTCCTCAAGGTGAGGCAGGAGATGCAAAAAGTAGAATGTTTTGAGCCTCTTCAAGTTCTGTTCAATGTACCGTGTGTCAATAGGCACATTTACAATGACATCACTTTCAGCCGACCACACATAAAAATAGCAGGTGCTTTTGCCACAGCAAAACATGGTAAACTGCACTTGGTCATAGTAACCATTTTTGCCACCTGGACAAAGCATAGGTTCCCCATTCACAAGCTTAACATCATATTTTCCCTTTTCAATTAATACCGTGCAATCTGAAACTGTGGGACACTTGATCTCAACTAGAGCATCATCAGCACAGATGCCATCAGGGCTTGCAGACAGCCAAGGATGTGTACTGCTCACTACCATACCCGACTGCGCTACAGCCAAACCAGTCTTCCTGGTAAATGCTACTCTTGCAATGGCTTCATACTTCAGCCCATGCTTTGTGGCAGCATTACCGGTAAAGCCTGAATTTGAAAGCGCAGAAACAGCTTTCGAAGGATCAGTGCTTTCCCTTTTAGGAACCCGCTTCACATTTGATGCAGTTATGCGAAGGCGCCTGGCCATGCGCCATAGCGGGCACCCCTGTTCCCTAGTGGCAAATTCAAGGGAAGCCCGTCCTTCATTCGAAAGCACAACAAACTTTTGATAAAATACTCTGCAAGGGTCGCAGCCTTTTGGGAGTTCCGAAGGGTCTGCATGTGAGTGGCGAGGCTGGCTTGGCAGATCAGTAGCACGTGGGTCCCAAGCAGCCGCATTCAATGTACTATGAAGCAAGGTACCTGCAAGATATAAAGCAATTACACACAATTCACACTGCACTGCCGGCTAACACCACTTGTATATATAATGATGTGCAATAACCAAACATGATATCTACTGTATTTGACAGGCACCAACACCTATCGCAATCTGCATTACCATTATGTTAAATAAATGGCAACAAATAACCCGTCAGTCTCCTAACGTATGCGTGTCGATGCCAAAAAACATACTGATGCCAtacgtggcaaaaaaaaatgtagggtTTCAAAGGAACAACCGCCGCTGTAATTTTAAGGCATTTCACTTAACACAACTGCACTCATTTCATGTTGGAAGAAATGTGCCCTCACCAGGAATGTTGAAGAGATCTGAAAATGGTTTCCTCCCAATGTGGTTCATCAGCTCTACATCATTTCCGAAGTGATGAAACTTTCGTGTGGGTTTTGGGGCCTTGTTTTCGGAGTccacagttcgtttttgcagctTAAAGTCCATATCTTCAAGCAGGACAGGTTCCACATTCCTCTTTGTTCCCCTGTTCCACTGAGCTGTTCGGTCAGTACATGATGTGCCGGTCATTCCCGAGGCCACAGCCATATCGACTTTCCACAGTATTGCACCAACATGGCTGCAAACCCTTGCTTTCCCAGCCATACACGAGCAACCAGCAGTGATCACCTGTCCGGTGTGCCTTACGCAAGCCCATgctgtccaaggcttttgatttATGGCCTGCGATGGTCGAACATCCGCCTTGAGGTACACTAAGTCTGCGttaacattgtgacaaagcaccTGGCCCACCCAGCCACTCTGTACAAAATTGTAGGAGTCTAGGCTTTTGTATGCCTCAGCTTCTTTGAGGTCACACGCCTTGCTCTTGATGAGGTAGCACACAATGTGGGCACTAGACACACTTGGCCATGCCTTGACATCGTCCACCCAGCTGTTGACAAACATTGGGTGCACGTAAGTCACTCCATCTGAAAAATAGGTGACATCAATCAGTGAGTGAATAAGCAGGCTAAAACTA encodes:
- the LOC135903475 gene encoding uncharacterized protein, whose product is MLNLGYQRKVIFGRRRLNRDENTPAPTKRKRKTSRDTRDEESRQVPSQSVTYDAQASTFTSLLDSLEYVGDSAKTILDGTCACQETEETSHSEPAVFTDAFESEPAAAAHMETTSFNNVLGNEDAQCNEDTFPSSGTVCEPDVSLHIGNSLVRCTLDKAPDAFTYGVATPDSSVAENEVCGSLISDHEVDIHVSKTEDIMTRKNTKVMKDSSTQWELPPADHSYTSTRLSMTMRTISYRTLTSDDILFYTGISVAAFDKLVSALKTQDKTIRKLLTIEDQLLLTLMRLRLGLLCGDLARRFEVSVAYVSRTFSRVLDDLVKIMQEVVVWLPRSRLRASMPESFRNSEYSHTTCIFDCTEALMQRPRKLMARSQSYSQYKGANTMKFLTVIAPNGFIMFVSDVYGGRASDKYIVKTCGVEEYLLPGDEIMADRGFKLDPYLEAQGIKIKR
- the LOC135903457 gene encoding uncharacterized protein; the protein is MATVATTNRSTQPGASGPITMSAGDTIDIDGVTYVHPMFVNSWVDDVKAWPSVSSAHIVCYLIKSKACDLKEAEAYKSLDSYNFVQSGWVGQVLCHNVNADLVYLKADVRPSQAINQKPWTAWACVRHTGQVITAGCSCMAGKARVCSHVGAILWKVDMAVASGMTGTSCTDRTAQWNRGTKRNVEPVLLEDMDFKLQKRTVDSENKAPKPTRKFHHFGNDVELMNHIGRKPFSDLFNIPGTLLHSTLNAAAWDPRATDLPSQPRHSHADPSELPKGCDPCRVFYQKFVVLSNEGRASLEFATREQGCPLWRMARRLRITASNVKRVPKRESTDPSKAVSALSNSGFTGNAATKHGLKYEAIARVAFTRKTGLAVAQSGMVVSSTHPWLSASPDGICADDALVEIKCPTVSDCTVLIEKGKYDVKLVNGEPMLCPGGKNGYYDQVQFTMFCCGKSTCYFYVWSAESDVIVNVPIDTRYIEQNLKRLKTFYFLHLLPHLEDLHYKKKLAMCKKYDEICNL